In one Roseburia intestinalis L1-82 genomic region, the following are encoded:
- a CDS encoding GGDEF and EAL domain-containing protein, which yields MDPIMNSFSREQMEYIVELFNPCMDDYLYVFDLQKDCYKISKHATERFLLPGDNFDDAAKAHHTFVYSEDQSRLDDEFRRIMSGEIVFHNMHYRWLDRAGKPVWINCRGRVLNDADGKPHFLVGCINEIGQKQKADNVSGLLGESSLSAYVEQFEDGLPDGFFLRIGIDDFRDINGDFGMEYGDYILKSTADCIAENIKPSQRLYRILADEFMVVDFSGGDMEAATELYKNIRKSLDTFIEENGYKSVFTISAGAVDTAKTSGTYENIMKLSEYALNTAKEQGKNRCYIYMQEDYDVFLRKKQITRQLHHAVNHGFEGFETYYQPIVDTKTRRLVGAEALMRFSMPERCEDGETKKEAVCVGEDGHDADEKVHWERISPVEFIPLLEETGLIIPAGKWMLHQAISTCSRWQKYIPNFRININLSYVQVMKSRVLTEILTALRLYGLEPSAVGIELTESGYLDTNTHFQKLWDGLKKNGVLVILDDFGTGYSNLHCLGDLRPNYIKIDRSFTLKALNNQYEHDLMTQIITMTHKLDLTICVEGIETEDEFAKISELDPDYIQGFLFGKPQPAEEFYENLIKPAIAACGTHEVSAQSVS from the coding sequence ATGGACCCTATAATGAATAGTTTTTCAAGAGAACAGATGGAATATATCGTGGAATTGTTTAATCCGTGTATGGATGATTATCTGTATGTGTTTGATCTGCAGAAAGACTGCTATAAGATCTCAAAACATGCGACAGAGCGTTTCCTTTTACCGGGGGATAATTTTGATGATGCGGCAAAAGCACATCATACATTTGTATATTCGGAAGACCAGTCGCGCCTGGATGATGAATTCCGGCGTATTATGAGCGGGGAGATTGTTTTTCATAACATGCATTACCGGTGGTTAGACCGCGCTGGGAAACCGGTGTGGATCAACTGCAGGGGGCGTGTATTAAATGATGCTGACGGGAAACCGCATTTTTTAGTCGGATGCATCAATGAGATCGGTCAGAAACAGAAGGCAGACAATGTCAGCGGACTGCTTGGCGAATCAAGTCTTTCCGCTTATGTAGAACAGTTTGAGGATGGACTGCCGGATGGATTTTTCCTCCGCATCGGAATCGATGATTTTCGTGATATCAACGGTGACTTCGGAATGGAGTACGGAGATTATATCTTAAAGAGTACAGCAGACTGTATCGCGGAAAATATCAAACCGTCGCAGAGGCTGTACCGGATATTAGCGGATGAATTTATGGTGGTCGATTTTTCGGGCGGAGATATGGAAGCAGCAACGGAACTTTATAAAAATATTCGCAAGAGTTTGGATACATTTATCGAGGAAAACGGTTATAAATCTGTGTTTACCATATCTGCGGGTGCAGTCGATACTGCAAAAACATCCGGGACCTATGAAAATATCATGAAATTGTCAGAGTATGCATTAAATACAGCAAAAGAGCAGGGAAAGAACCGCTGTTATATATATATGCAGGAAGATTATGACGTTTTTTTGCGCAAAAAGCAGATCACACGGCAGCTGCATCATGCGGTAAACCATGGGTTTGAAGGGTTTGAGACTTATTATCAGCCGATCGTGGACACAAAGACACGCCGGCTGGTTGGTGCGGAGGCACTGATGCGTTTTTCCATGCCGGAGAGATGTGAGGATGGAGAAACGAAAAAAGAAGCGGTATGTGTGGGTGAGGATGGTCATGATGCAGATGAGAAAGTGCACTGGGAGCGTATTTCACCGGTTGAGTTTATTCCTCTGTTAGAGGAGACCGGTCTGATCATTCCGGCAGGAAAATGGATGCTGCATCAGGCAATCTCGACCTGCAGCAGGTGGCAGAAATACATTCCGAATTTCCGCATCAATATCAATCTTTCCTATGTGCAGGTCATGAAGAGCCGTGTCCTGACGGAGATACTGACAGCGCTGCGCCTGTATGGATTAGAGCCTTCCGCGGTGGGAATTGAGCTGACAGAGAGCGGTTATCTGGATACCAATACACATTTTCAGAAATTGTGGGACGGATTAAAGAAAAACGGAGTGCTTGTCATTTTAGATGATTTTGGAACCGGTTATTCGAATCTGCACTGTCTTGGCGATTTAAGACCGAATTATATCAAGATTGACCGGTCGTTCACATTAAAAGCACTGAATAATCAGTATGAACATGATCTGATGACACAGATCATCACGATGACGCATAAACTTGATCTGACGATCTGTGTTGAGGGAATTGAGACAGAGGATGAATTTGCAAAGATCTCCGAATTAGACCCGGATTATATCCAGGGATTTTTGTTCGGCAAACCACAGCCGGCGGAAGAATTCTATGAGAATCTCATCAAGCCGGCGATTGCCGCCTGCGGTACTCACGAGGTGTCTGCCCAAAGCGTTTCTTAA